A genomic segment from Aspergillus puulaauensis MK2 DNA, chromosome 1, nearly complete sequence encodes:
- a CDS encoding HPP family protein (COG:T;~EggNog:ENOG410PRA1;~InterPro:IPR007065;~PFAM:PF04982;~TransMembrane:5 (o72-91i103-121o133-151i172-193o213-231i)) yields the protein MEKNRHFHLPNRGRGLLTRLDQFRFKEDYRSRLPDSISRFTGYRPPGASPPYAPLPFPPFIWLTKIPLKYEIWLFAWIGAFGGILLIEAIMSTSTAFRDIYNTPTIVTSFGASAVLLFGVIESPVAQPRNFVFGHFLSALVGTCITRLFVLNSQYQGYLVNKHFHPSTFVNGGLSMATSLLVMLVTGCAHPPSGATGLNAAVQSDIVSLSWRYLPTVLASSLIMLGWALIINNLGRRRYPLHWWAAGVTFVRSPDDENHQAMRQDEEAQAVEEEREEHEEGSLAVESDVGNASFEPSFTRQPRSLS from the exons ATGGAAAAGAACCGCCATTTCCATCTTCCTAATagagggcgagggctccTCACACGCCTAGACCAATTCAGATTCAAAGAGGACTACCGCAGCAGACTCCCAGACAGCATCTCGCGCTTCACAGGATACCGTCCACCAGGGGCAAGCCCACCATATGCCCCTCTCCCCTTCCCCCCCTTTATCTGGCTCACCAAGATCCCACTGAAATACGAAATCTGGCTCTTCGCCTGGATCGGCGCATTCGGCGGGATCCTCCTAATCGAAGCCATCATGTCCACAAGCACAGCGTTCCGAGACATCTACAACACGCCGACAATTGTAACCTCCTTTGGTGCATCCgcggtcctcctcttcggggTTATTGAATCGCCCGTTGCGCAGCCCAGAAACTTTGTTTTCGGCCATTTCTTGTCTGCGCTTGTGGGGACTTGTATCACGCGCTTGTTTGTGCTGAATTCCCAGTATCAGGGGTATCTGGTGAACAAGCATTTTCATCCTTCGACGTTCGTTAATGGTGGACTGTCTATGGCGACTTCGTTGCTTGTTATGTTGGTTACCGGGTGTGCGCATCCACC GTCTGGCGCAACAGGCCTAAACGCCGCAGTGCAGTCAGATATAGTGTCTCTCTCTTGGAGATACCTACCGACAGTTCTCGCCTCATCTCTTATTATGCTCGGGTGGGCTCTTATCATCAATAACCTAGGGCGCAGGCGCTACCCACTGCACTGGTGGGCTGCTGGGGTGACGTTTGTCCGGAGCCCGGATGATGAGAACCACCAGGCGATGCggcaggatgaggaggctcAGGCTGTAGAGGAAGAGCGCGAGGAGCATGAAGAGGGGAGTCTCGCGGTCGAAAGTGACGTTGGTAATGCGAGTTTTGAGCCTTCTTTTACTCGTCAGCCTAGGAGCCTTTCGTAG